The following is a genomic window from Hymenobacter chitinivorans DSM 11115.
CGAAGGAGAGGTTCCGGGCTGTTTAAGGTTCAGGCCAGCCCTGGTGAAGAGGAAAAAGAAAGGTGCTATTAGCGCAGCGGGGCCAGCTCGTCGAGGGCCAGGTTCAACGCCAGCACGTTGACCTTGGCCGGGCCGAAAAAGGCGAAGATGGGCTCCTCCACGTGGGCCGCTACCAGCTCCCGGACGCGGGCCTCGGGCAAGCGGCGCAGGCGGGCCACCCGCGCCACCTGAGCGTAGGCACCCTCCGGCGACAGGTGCGGGTCGAGGCCCGAGCCGCTGGCCGTGACCAGCTCGGCGGGCACTTCCCCGGCCTTCACCGTGGGATTCTGCTGCAAAAAGGCCTCCACCCGGGTGTGGACTTCGGCCAGGTACACCGGGTTCGATGGGCCCTTGTTGGAGCCGCTGGAGGCATCGGCGTGGTAGTCGGCCGCCG
Proteins encoded in this region:
- the kdpC gene encoding potassium-transporting ATPase subunit KdpC — protein: MKTQLIPALRLTLVMLVLCCGLYPALVWAAAQVAPGRGEGVQVNHKGRVVGFANVGQKFDRPEYFTSRPSAADYHADASSGSNKGPSNPVYLAEVHTRVEAFLQQNPTVKAGEVPAELVTASGSGLDPHLSPEGAYAQVARVARLRRLPEARVRELVAAHVEEPIFAFFGPAKVNVLALNLALDELAPLR